The following proteins are co-located in the Phaeodactylum tricornutum CCAP 1055/1 chromosome 2, whole genome shotgun sequence genome:
- a CDS encoding predicted protein: MASEPPLSPPKEANDATLSGAPPMANLAMDPESLLNTLDQRLSTMGSGQKTSKFDPIAFLNQHYATEASLVQQLPDLQHAVSERREALDERIAIALQRQSETAESTRRHIQEAQVSVVELHQRVLRVKEKASQSERAVLEITKDMKRLDCAKRHLQRTITTLKRLHMLVHAVEQLRNTAVQIPFPDYPVAAHLVDATHLLLQHFDGYISKVEPMRLLSEKVVDLQSTLRVGLVRGFRVAAFGPTKAIEMERAASPHRNGSNEMLPEIRDDVMPPTVMKGGVQLLDALGTEVRVQFIHEFCQDHLAEYLQTFAPASREEKIPSDPPKRVSSFKVASTPESRPSEAESNAGLDHVEKRFIWFRQILQDVDAKFPDVFPSDWNLQASMARVFLQLTRDHIMALLDGPRKDPDASNATILLKALQKTIVFEKEITKWLQQKRGTVFKSEQLEAEVKGTDENCEPIDPLIGIASAAYENYMAPYIELESQSMDEHLVEALEDRKVDTRGERPVFISSTNMFVYIKGSITRCTALTKGKAFFLLYQAFRDSLRKYAQILDGKLPSPMTGTSGNLVGAISIPASFGGSTSKQESSPAASYRLPSGEEVTVCHVISTCEYSADTVEALEDLIRDTVDEPYKSKIDMMSDQETFHDITAKAIRVLVSGLTNRTESALKLLAATNWAIYDSVGEESTYVRSMHEEIEPVILTLYPLPKAASNLLLQKLLRQICCLILYQLLRYCDPSEEDQRAWHSAAAIGRLQFEDALFKVTCPRKTSGGSTIAPAMYTKMVQKHFGRIETLLKLVGTPIDLLIENFRVQWASGSALELQIVMSLKGMKRNEQAAHLEKFGLDPVNAMKGAAAGITGATIVSERVQALQDQGSTVASK, encoded by the exons ATGGCGTCAGAACCCCCTCTATCGCCTCCGAAAGAAGCGAACGATGCTACTCTGAGCGGAGCACCGCCGATGGCAAACTTGGCAATGGACCCAGAAAGCCTTCTAAATACGCTGGACCAACGGTTGTCAACCATGGGATCCGGCCAAAAGACCAGTAAGTTTGATCCGATTGCCTTTCTTAACCAACATTACGCTACCGAAGCTAGTTTGGTTCAGCAATTACCCGATTTGCAACACGCCGTATCGGAACGTAGGGAGGCACTTGACGAGCGTATCGCGATCGCCCTACAGCGACAGTCGGAAACGGCCGAATCAACCCGCCGACACATCCAAGAGGCCCAAGTCTCCGTCGTGGAGCTGCATCAGCGCGTCCTGCGTGTGAAAGAGAAGGCCTCACAGAGTGAACGCGCCGTGCTTGAAATCACGAAGGATATGAAACGTTTGGATTGCGCAAAGCGCCACCTCCAGCGGACTATCACTACACTCAAGCGATTGCATATGCTGGTTCATGCCGTAGAACAGCTTCGCAACACAGCCGTCCAGATTCCTTTCCCCGACTACCCAGTAGCCGCTCACTTAGTTGACGCCACTCACCTTTTGTTACAGCACTTCGACGGCTACATATCCAAAGTTGAACCGATGCGTCTACTGTCGGAAAAAGTAGTGGATCTACAGAGCACCTTGCGAGTAGGACTGGTACGCGGCTTTCGAGTTGCAGCCTTTGGACCGACTAAAGCGATCGAAATGGAACGTGCAGCGTCGCCCCATCGAAACGGTTCCAACGAAATGTTACCCGAAATAAGAGACGACGTTATGCCCCCAACTGTCATGAAAGGAGGAGTTCAGCTTCTAGATGCACTCGGCACGGAGGTCCGCGTTCAATTCATTCACGAATTTTGTCAGGACCATCTAGCTGAGTATTTGCAAACCTTCGCGCCCGCATCCAGGGAAGAGAAGATTCCGAGTGATCCACCGAAGCGTGTTTCCAGTTTCAAAGTAGCATCTACGCCTGAGTCAAGACCCTCCGAGGCAGAAAGCAATGCGGGTTTGGACCACGTCGAAAAAAGATTTATTTGGTTTCGACAAATTTTGCAAGATGTGGATGCAAAATTCCCGGATGTATTTCCATCTGACTGGAATCTGCAGGCTTCCATGGCCCGCGTCTTCTTGCAATTG ACTCGTGATCACATTATGGCCTTGCTGGACGGACCAAGGAAGGACCCTGACGCTAGTAATGCTACAATTCTTTTGaaagctttgcaaaagacgaTTGTCTTTGAAAAGGAGATCACCAAATGGCTGCAACAGAAACGCGGTACCGTATTCAAATCTGAGCAGCTAGAGGCCGAAGTGAAAGGAACAGATGAAAACTGCGAACCAATTGATCCGTTAATTGGAATCGCATCAGCAGCTTACGAAAATTATATGGCGCCCTACATTGAACTGGAAAGCCAAAGCATGGACGAACACCTAGTTGAAGCGCTAGAAGACCGAAAGGTGGACACACGTGGCGAGCGTCCTGTCTTCATCTCTTCAACAAACATGTTCGTTTATATCAAAGGAAGTATTACACGATGTACGGCGCTGACGAAAGGCAAGGCGTTTTTCTTACTGTATCAAGCCTTTAGGGACTCCCTGCGCAAATATGCTCAGATCCTTGACGGCAAACTGCCGTCGCCAATGACAGGTACAAGCGGGAATCTTGTTGGCGCCATTTCGATTCCCGCATCATTTGGAGGCAGTACCAGTAAGCAGGAGTCGAGCCCGGCGGCTTCGTACCGATTACCCAGTGGAGAGGAAGTCACGGTTTGCCACGTGATTAGTACCTGTGAATATTCCGCAGATACAGTCGAAGCTCTGGAAGATCTTATTCGGGACACTGTAGACGAGCCTTACAAGTCAAAAATTGATATGATGAGTGATCAAGAGACTTTCCACGACATTACTGCCAAGGCCATTCGAGTTCTTGTGTCCGGACTAACAAATCGAACAGAGAGTGCTCTCAAACTTCTGGCTGCAACAAACTGGGCCATTTACGATTCCGTCGGAGAAGAGAGTACTTATGTTCGCTCCATGCACGAAGAGATTGAGCCCGTAATTCTGACTC TGTATCCACT TCCGaaagctgcttccaaccTCTTACTTCAGAAACTTCTGCGACAAATTTGCTGTCTCATTTTGTACCAATTACTACGATACTGTGATCCGTCTGAAGAGGATCAGCGAGCCTGGCACTCAGCAGCTGCTATTGGACGTTTACAATTTGAAGACGCTCTTTTTAAAGTTACCTGTCCTAGAAAAA CAAGCGGAGGATCAACCATCGCCCCGGCGATGTACACAAAAATGGTACAGAAGCATTTTGGAAGGATCGAAACGCTTCTTAAATTGGTCGGAACACCTATTGATCTCCTTATTGAGAACTTTAGAGTTCAGTGGGCGAGTGGATCAGCGCTCGAGTTGCAAATTGTGATGTCACTGAAAGGTATGAAACGAAACGAGCAAGCTGCCCACCTCGAGAAGTTCGGTTTGGATCCAGTCAACGCAATGAAGGGAGCTGCAGCAGGTATTACCGGTGCTACGATTGTATCAGAGCGTGTTCAGGCGTTGCAAGATCAAGGATCGACTGTTGCGTCCAAA
- a CDS encoding predicted protein has protein sequence MDALTEEEEEGTVAQAADEETLGGEEIASAAGQYNWSAFYDDEGRIYYYNSTTEESSWDAPAEGFNAAPEPEAVASWVVYKDEEGREYYYNVETEETQWEKP, from the exons ATGGACGCTTTGacggaggaggaggaggagggtACAGTGGCTCAGGCAGCGGACGAGGAGACGCTGGGgggagaagaaattgcctCCGCCGCCGGACAGTACAATTGGTCCGCCTTTTACGATGACGAAGGTCGAATTTATTACTACAATAGTACAACCGAAGAAAGCTCTTGGGACGCACCCGCGGAAGGCTTTAATGCAGCTCCAGAACCGGAAGCTGTGG CCTCTTGGGTCGTCTACAAGGATGAGGAAGGTCGGGAGTACTACTACAATgtcgaaacggaagaaacACAATGGGAGAAACCC
- the CDKD1 gene encoding predicted protein (D-type CDK. Interacts with H-type cyclin and forms a CDK activating kinase (CAK)) codes for MENYKVLSALGQGTWGVVHKAEQKLSGRVVAIKKIKSERPEEGVNFTAVREIKLLREFRHENIVELVDCFTTPDQAVCLVYECAFTDLEKILGNKSISISLADTKQHLLSLLRAISACHDRWILHRDLKPDNMLFLEDGTMKLADFGLARMHGTPKTRLSPQAITLWYKPPELLLGASEYSSSADMWSVGCIFAELLLRRPFLQGQTDLSQLDTIFTVFGTPNETNWADFQTLPLCTRGLEWDETTAIPFDEIFTAAPKDAISLLRSILVLDPNMRFTATQCLSHPYFSNDPVPTLKEKLVLTA; via the coding sequence ATGGAAAATTACAAAGTCTTATCCGCTCTCGGGCAGGGTACGTGGGGTGTTGTGCACAAGGCCGAACAAAAATTAAGCGGTCGGGTTGTGGCAATAAAAAAAATCAAGTCTGAACGGCCGGAAGAGGGGGTCAATTTTACGGCCGTCCGGGAAATAAAACTGTTGCGCGAGTTCAGACATGAAAACATCGTCGAGCTGGTGGACTGCTTCACTACACCTGATCAAGCTGTGTGCTTGGTATACGAATGCGCGTTCACTGATCTGGAGAAGATCCTCGGCAACAAATCAATatcaatttcgttggcggatACGAAACAACATTTGTTGAGTTTGCTACGAGCCATTTCAGCTTGTCATGATCGATGGATACTGCATCGTGATCTAAAACCCGACAATATGCTGTTCTTGGAAGACGGCACAATGAAATTGGCGGATTTTGGGCTGGCCCGCATGCACGGGACACCGAAAACGAGATTGTCACCGCAAGCAATTACGCTGTGGTACAAACCTCCCGAATTGCTCTTGGGGGCGTCGGAATATTCTTCGTCCGCCGATATGTGGAGTGTGGGTTGTATCTTTGCGGAATTACTTCTGCGGAGACCATTCCTACAGGGACAAACCGATTTATCCCAATTGGATACTATTTTTACCGTTTTTGGGACACCCAACGAAACAAATTGGGCCGACTTTCAAACATTACCATTGTGCACCCGAGGGTTGGAATGGGACGAAACAACAGCTATaccctttgacgaaatcTTTACCGCGGCACCCAAGGACGCTATATCGCTGCTGCGATCGATTCTCGTTCTGGATCCCAATATGCGCTTCACAGCAACGCAGTGTCTCAGCCATCCCTACTTTTCCAACGATCCCGTACCGACTTTGAAGGAAAAGCTAGTTTTAACCGCATAG
- a CDS encoding predicted protein produces MIMFLRNPDSPLSYGLGLTTLVTLSQLTMSLCLRHYFFKCYTTGLRVRTAVVVAIYHKALKLSASERQTRSSGEITNLMSIDAQRLQDLTTYLHAIWYSPLQISLALLFLWKQLGASSLGGVLVIVTMIPVTKIVAQWMGSMQKLLMRAKDQRVDLNGEVLASMKVVKFQAWEEPFQSRILALREVELHQLLRYYIVLSLSRMLWTFTPLMVALATFSAYVWSGHVLDVASALTSLALFEILRFPLFMLPQIISNIVEATVALKRIQSFLLCKDHKPVEAGNLDNIGIRMEGVSAAYDSKRPKRIEFECKPGELVAVIGSVGCGKSSFINALLGEVRALTGSTSVCGKMAYFSQVPFIMNASVRDNILFSHTDEEVDEAMYQRCLRCCALKHDLDLLPNGDRTEIGEKGITLSGGQKARVALARVVYHRADLSLIDDALAAVDAHVAKQLFEEAIVNELLSCGAAGMESRSVIMVTNALQYLSHPRVDRIIVLQDGHIVESGTYNELKNGDSVFAGFLAVLRDTGTDLSGHLVEGVASSDSNGVSDESGNLVCTGREADIEAELPVKLMTDESRQSGHVKPSVYLSWIKAAGGLFAPVAILLAFGFAEGISVLSNWWITYWSGHGSLSSQSRFLAIYALINGTAALFGLFRTLLVVIFGLKVSRKLFANLLSVILHAPMSFFDTTPVGRLVNRFSKDMYTIDEQLMGTLRTYLQTLFGVFSTLLVISSVTPLFLLCLVPMLIFYLKEQSFFTISYRELKRLDSVSRSPIYALLGESVDGVAVIRAFAAQKSLLCRLTDMLDIQQHAYFLTCAAQSWLAVRLELIGTLIVTFAALSAVLEHTRSGADGTFAGLAGLSISYALSVTQSLNWSVRMASDMEANMVAVERVEEYSNIQSEGLRSTPVDAKLPQVWPPKGAIEFTEVRLRYRPGLPFVLKGLNLTIPPGSKIGVVGRTGAGKSTLMIALMRIVDVTEGTIKIDGTDISEIGLARLRRTLAVIPQDPVLFSGSVRSNLDPFHEYEDDALLDILDRVGLYARSRTSSTQSLPSLGQICIRTLTDVIAEGGINFSVGQRQLLVIARALLRGAKIVIMDEATAAVDAGTDAAIQKVIRTEFTEATCITVAHRINTILDSDYILVMSDGKAEEFDKPDMLLKKGGLFRDLVRASADNT; encoded by the exons ATGATAATGTTTTTACGTAACCCTGACTCTCCACTTTCATATGGCTTAGGCTTGACGACGCTCGTCACATTGTCACAGCTCACAATGAGCCTGTGCCTCCGACATTATTTTTTCAAGTGCTACACTACGGGTTTGCGTGTGCGCACAGCCGTTGTCGTGGCCATCTATCATAAAGCTTTGAAGCTGTCAGCAAGTGAACGGCAAACGCGCTCGTCGGGTGAAATTACGAACCTCATGTCGATTGATGCCCAGAGACTACAAG ACTTGACAACGTACTTGCACGCAATTTGGTATAGTCCCTTGCAAATCAGTCTAGcgcttttgtttctttggaAACAGCTTGGCGCTAGTTCTTTAGGAGGTGTGCTAGTCATTGTGACAATGATTCCAGTGACGAAAATTGTGGCTCAGTGGATGGGATCTATGCAAAAGTTGTTGATGCGAGCTAAGGATCAGCGAGTAGACTTGAACGGAGAGGTTTTGGCCAGCATGAAAGTCGTCAAGTTTCAGGCCTGGGAAGAGCCCTTCCAATCTCGGATCCTTGCCCTTCGTGAGGTGGAACTTCATCAACTTCTTCGCTACTACATTGTGTTGTCGCTTTCTCGAATGCTGTGGACGTTCACGCCGTTGATGGTGGCGCTGGCGACATTCTCCGCCTATGTATGGTCTGGCCATGTTCTTGACGTGGCGTCGGCGTTGACATCACTAgctctttttgaaattttgAGGTTTCCTCTATTTATGCTTCCTCAAATCATTAGCAATATTGTGGAGGCTACGGTGGCATTGAAACGCATTCAATCATTCTTGCTTTGTAAAGATCATAAACCAGTTGAAGCTGGTAATCTCGACAACATCGGCATCAGAATGGAAGGAGTTTCAGCGGCGTATGATTCGAAGCGTCCGAAG CGAATTGAATTTGAATGCAAACCAGGCGAACTTGTAGCTGTCATCGGTAGTGTTGGCTGTGGAAAATCGTCGTTTATAAACGCACTTTTGGGCGAGGTCAGGGCATTGACTGGATCTACTTCCGTTTGTGGAAAGATGGCGTATTTCTCGCAAGTGCCTTTCATTATGAATGCCAGCGTGCGGGACAATATTCTCTTCAGTCATACAGACGAAGAAGTAGATGAAGCGATGTACCAGAGGTGTTTGAGATGCTGCGCCCTGAAGCACGATTTGGATCTTCTCCCTAATGGCGACCGCACCGAAATTGGAGAGAAGGGAATTACATTGTCTGGAGGTCAAAAGGCGCGAGTAGCACTAGCTCGTGTAGTATATCATCGGGCTGACCTTTCTTTGATTGATGATGCTCTGGCAGCTGTTGACGCTCATGTTGCAAAGCAGCTTTTCGAAGAGGCCATCGTGAACGAACTCCTGTCTTGTGGCGCTGCTGGTATGGAGAGCCGCAGCGTTATCATGGTCACAAATGCTCTGCAATATTTATCGCATCCCCGAGTAGACAGAATTATTGTTTTACAGGACGGACACATTGTAGAAAGTGGGACTTACAATGAATTGAAGAACGGAGACTCCGTTTTCGCTGGATTCCTTGCAGTACTACGTGACACTGGTACAGATCTGAGTGGACATCTTGTAGAGGGTGTTGCTAGCAGCGATAGCAACGGCGTTTCTGATGAATCGGGTAATTTAGTATGCACCGGACGAGAAGCGGATATTGAAGCGGAACTCCCGGTGAAACTAATGACCGACGAGTCTCGGCAATCGGGACACGTGAAGCCGAGTGTCTATCTCTCTTGGATCAAAGCAGCTGGTGGGTTGTTTGCCCCTGTCGCAATTCTCTTGGCGTTCGGCTTTGCAGAGGGGATTTCTGTCCTTTCGAATTGGTGGATTACCTACTGGTCCGGACACGGTAGCTTATCAAGCCAATCCCGATTTCTTGCCATCTATGCCCTCATCAACGGGACGGCTGCTCTGTTCGGCCTTTTTAGGACTCTGCTTGTCGTCATTTTTGGTCTAAAAGTCTCCCGAAAG CTTTTTGCCAACCTACTGTCGGTAATTCTGCACGCTCCCATGTCATTTTTTGATACGACGCCTGTTGGGCGTCTTGTGAATCGATTTAGCAAAG ATATGTATACAATAGATGAGCAGCTAATGGGCACCCTCCGAACATATCTCCAGACACTGTTTGGCGTGTTCAGCACACTGTTGGTGATATCATCTGTGACTCCATTGTTTCTGTTGTGCTTGGTGCCCATGCTCATATTCTATTTGAAAGAGCAATCTTTTTTCACT ATTTCTTACAGAGAGCTGAAAAGACTGGACTCGGTGAGCCGGAGTCCAATTTACGCGTTGCTTGGCGAAAGCGTAGATGGCGTTGCTGTGATACGGGCCTTTGCTGCCCAAAAAAGTCTTCTCTGTCGCCTAACCGATATGTTGGATATTCAGCAACATGCGTACTTTCTTACTTGCGCAGCGCAGTCCTGGCTCGCTGTTCGTCTTGAGCTGATTGGAACACTAATTGTAACATTTGCGGCTTTGAGTGCAGTATTGGAGCACACCAGATCCGGAGCCGACGGAACCTTTGCGGGTTTGGCAGGGCTGTCGATCTCGTATGCGCTATCGGTTACGCAATCGCTGAACTGGAGCGTTCGAATGGCAAGTGATATGGAGGCGAATATGGTGGCTGTTGAACGAGTTGAAGAGTACTCCAACATTCAGTCCGAAGGCCTGAGATCAACTCCTGTTGACGCAAAACTCCCTCAAGTGTGGCCTCCGAAAGGGGCGATTGAGTTCACAGAAGTCAGGCTACGATATAGACCGGGTTTGCCTTTTGTTCTAAAGGGCTTAAATTTGACTATTCCTCCCGGGAGCAAAATAGGAGTTGTTGGTCGTACAG GGGCGGGGAAATCGACGCTAATGATAGCTCTGATGCGCATTGTTGATGTAACGGAAGGAACCATAAAGATTGATGGTACAGATATATCGGAGATTGGATTGGCGAGGCTCAGACGAACTCTGGCTGTTATTCCTCAGGACCCTGTCCTTTTTAGCGGATCCGTCAGATCAAATCTTGATCCGTTCCATGAATACGAAGACGATGCTTTGTTAGATATTCTAGACCGCGTTGGGCTGTACGCACGGTCTAGGACCTCTTCAACTCAGAGTCTCCCATCCCTTGGCCAAATCTGTATTCGAACCCTTACGGATGTCATAGCTGAAGGGGGCATTAACTTTTCTGTCGGCCAGCGTCAGTTGCTGGTAATAGCTCGTGCACTTTTGCGAGGGGCGAAGATTGTTATAATGGACGAGGCAACTGCAGCAGTTGATGCTGGAACGGACGCTGCAATCCAGAAAGTAATTCGGACTGAATTCACAGAGGCGACATGCATCACGGTGGCCCATAGAATCAACACTATTTTGGATAGCGATTACATCCTGGTTATGTCGGACGGAAAGGCGGAAGAATTCGacaaacctgatatgctacTAAAAAAAGGAGGATTGTTTCGTGATTTAGTAAGAGCTTCTGCTGATAATACCTAA